A stretch of the Glycine soja cultivar W05 chromosome 13, ASM419377v2, whole genome shotgun sequence genome encodes the following:
- the LOC114381475 gene encoding auxin efflux carrier component 6-like, translated as MITGEDLYKVMCAMVPLYFAMLVAYGSVKWCKMFTPDQCSGINRFVAVFAVPILSFHFISMNNPYEMDAKFIVADTLSKLAVLLFLSLWAVFFAGGSLDWLITFFSLATLPNTLVMGIPLLQAMYGDFTQSLMVQLVVLQCTIWYTLLLFLFEYRAATLLIQRQFPGPTAASIAKFDVDGDVISLDGHDMPLRTESETDDHGRIHVRIRRSVSSAPETNSSIGGNTTVVTPRQSNLSNADIFSINTPLHLHEGGGNLAAGASPHLSGYASSDAYSLQPTPRASNFNEMEAGTPVWGRSPVAAGRVCRQSSPVARVLWESPGKCLGDKRQGCKDITMSDKEISFRDSTKVPMPGEAAEPKDTVANNQKMPHAFVMIRLILVVVGRKLSRNPNTYSSVLGLLWSLISFKWNMEMPSLIKASVKIISDAGLGMAMFSLGLFMALQPRIIACGTKRAVMGMVIRFMCGPLVMSASSIVIGLRQDRLHTAIVQAALPQGIVPFIFAREYGLHPDILSTGVIFGMLISLPITLLYYIFLGL; from the exons ATGATAACGGGAGAGGATTTGTACAAGGTGATGTGCGCGATGGTGCCGCTATACTTCGCAATGCTGGTGGCCTACGGTTCAGTCAAGTGGTGCAAGATGTTCACCCCGGACCAGTGCTCCGGCATCAACCGTTTCGTGGCTGTGTTTGCTGTTCCGATTCTCTCCTTCCACTTCATCTCCATGAACAACCCCTACGAGATGGACGCCAAATTCATCGTCGCCGACACGCTATCCAAGCTCGCCGTGCTTCTATTTCTCTCCCTCTGGGCCGTTTTCTTCGCCGGAGGCTCCTTGGATTggctcatcactttcttctccCTCGCTACCTTGCCCAACACGCTTGTTATGGGCATTCCGCTGCTCCAAGCCATGTACGGCGATTTCACGCAATCGCTCATGGTGCAACTCGTGGTTCTTCAGTGCACCATAtg GTACACTTTACTCCTCTTCTTGTTCGAGTACAGAGCCGCGACACTTCTGATCCAACGGCAGTTCCCGGGGCCAACGGCGGCATCCATAGCGAAATTCGACGTCGACGGCGACGTGATATCCCTTGACGGCCACGACATGCCGCTGCGGACGGAGTCGGAGACCGACGACCACGGCCGGATCCACGTGCGGATCCGCCGCTCCGTCTCGTCGGCGCCGGAGACGAACTCCTCCATCGGCGGCAACACCACCGTCGTGACGCCGCGGCAGTCGAACCTCTCCAACGCGGACATATTCTCGATCAACACGCCGCTGCACCTGCACGAAGGCGGCGGCAACCTCGCCGCCGGCGCAAGCCCCCACCTCTCCGGCTACGCCTCCTCCGACGCGTACTCGCTGCAGCCAACGCCGAGGGCCTCGAACTTCAACGAGATGGAGGCCGGCACGCCCGTGTGGGGGAGGTCACCGGTCGCCGCCGGGAGAGTGTGCCGGCAGTCTTCGCCGGTGGCGAGAGTGTTGTGGGAGTCGCCGGGGAAATGCCTGGGAGATAAGAGACAAGGCTGCAAGGACATTACCATGTCAG ATAAAGAAATCAGCTTCAGAGACAGCACCAAAGTCCCTATGCCGGGGGAAGCTGCAGAACCCAAAGACACAGTTGCCAATAACCAGAAAATGCCACATGCCTTTGTTATGATTAGGCTTATTCTCGTCGTAGTAGGAAGAAAACTTTCTCGAAACCCTAATACATATTCTAGTGTATTAGGACTTCTTTGGTCTCTAATCTCTTTCAA ATGGAATATGGAAATGCCTAGTCTTATCAAAGCATCGGTCAAAATCATCTCAGATGCGGGCCTTGGGATGGCTATGTTTAGCTTAG GGCTTTTCATGGCCCTTCAGCCTCGTATCATAGCTTGCGGTACCAAAAGAGCAGTCATGGGCATGGTCATTCGCTTCATGTGTGGGCCTCTTGTAATGTCTGCTTCTTCAATTGTCATTGGATTAAGACAAGACAGACTTCACACTGCCATTGTACAG GCTGCTCTTCCACAGGGGATAGTGCCATTTATATTTGCAAGGGAATATGGATTGCATCCTGATATTTTGAGCACAGG GGTTATCTTTGGCATGTTAATATCCTTACCAATAACTCTCTTATATTACATATTTCTTGGCTTatga